The Psychrosphaera ytuae genome includes a region encoding these proteins:
- a CDS encoding GIY-YIG nuclease family protein, translating to MDSTALWYVYILKCADNTLYTGITVDVKRRLVQHNSGKGAKYTRSRTPVEVMYTEVAECRSSATKREMAIKKMTKTQKQQLILNGALTVKQLDL from the coding sequence TTGGATAGTACAGCTTTGTGGTATGTCTATATATTAAAGTGTGCGGACAATACTCTATATACAGGGATTACAGTCGATGTAAAAAGGCGTTTAGTCCAGCATAATTCTGGAAAAGGGGCCAAATATACGCGCAGTCGAACACCCGTCGAAGTTATGTATACGGAGGTGGCAGAATGCCGAAGTTCTGCGACAAAAAGAGAAATGGCCATTAAAAAAATGACCAAAACTCAAAAACAACAATTGATTTTGAACGGTGCGTTAACCGTTAAGCAACTTGATCTTTAA
- a CDS encoding DEAD/DEAH box helicase: MQFTDLGLNEAILTSIAEQGYDSPSPIQAKAIPAVLSGSDVMAAAQTGTGKTAGFTLPMLERLLSGPSAKSNQVRALVLTPTRELAAQVADSVATYGKHLNLKSTVVFGGVKINPQMMALRKGVDILIATPGRLLDLYQQNAVKFEQLEMLVLDEADRMLDMGFIHDIKRILKLLPKKRQNLMFSATFSDDIKQLAQGLMNDPVHISVTPANTTTKLVEQRLYSVDQGRKGKLLIKLIKQNDWQQVLVFSRTKHGANRIARNLDAKNITAAAIHGNKSQGARTKALANFKNKEIRVLVATDIAARGLDIEQLPQVVNYDLPQVAEDYVHRIGRTGRAGAAGHAISLVSGDEFKNLNDIEQLIQQHIPRLIDEEFEPQMVLAESKPIKPPKKKKPKKNKKPKSEETEETSSSDTKSRASTTEGKDKTRQRRPNSNGSGANRRRKPDANKKTDSKPKPKNQGNNKPQNKTGQKPKQKSKYSINKAK, from the coding sequence ATGCAGTTTACCGATTTAGGCCTTAACGAGGCAATACTAACATCTATTGCCGAACAAGGTTACGATTCACCCTCTCCTATTCAAGCCAAAGCCATTCCAGCTGTCCTATCCGGCAGCGATGTCATGGCCGCCGCGCAAACTGGAACGGGAAAGACCGCAGGTTTTACTCTACCTATGCTTGAGCGTTTATTGTCTGGTCCAAGTGCCAAAAGTAATCAAGTACGAGCGTTGGTATTGACCCCCACGCGTGAGCTTGCCGCCCAAGTAGCCGATAGTGTTGCGACTTATGGTAAACACCTTAACTTAAAGTCGACTGTTGTGTTTGGTGGTGTAAAAATAAACCCACAAATGATGGCATTGAGAAAAGGCGTAGATATATTAATCGCTACGCCTGGTCGATTACTTGATTTGTACCAACAAAACGCGGTTAAGTTTGAGCAACTTGAAATGTTAGTCTTAGACGAGGCAGACCGTATGCTCGATATGGGTTTTATTCACGATATAAAACGCATTCTTAAACTTCTGCCTAAAAAACGCCAAAACTTAATGTTTTCTGCGACCTTTTCAGATGACATCAAGCAGCTCGCACAGGGTCTAATGAATGATCCAGTCCACATATCTGTGACTCCGGCCAACACAACGACTAAACTTGTTGAACAAAGGCTATACAGCGTCGACCAAGGCCGTAAAGGTAAATTGTTAATCAAGTTGATTAAACAAAATGACTGGCAGCAGGTATTAGTATTCAGTCGCACTAAACACGGTGCAAACCGCATTGCCCGCAACCTAGACGCAAAAAACATCACAGCTGCCGCTATTCACGGCAACAAAAGCCAAGGGGCTCGAACTAAAGCCCTGGCTAACTTTAAAAATAAAGAAATACGAGTTTTGGTAGCGACGGATATCGCTGCTCGAGGTTTGGACATTGAACAACTGCCTCAAGTTGTTAACTACGATTTACCACAGGTTGCTGAAGACTATGTTCACCGAATTGGCCGCACAGGCCGCGCTGGTGCAGCCGGTCATGCTATTTCGTTGGTTAGTGGGGATGAATTTAAGAACCTTAACGATATTGAACAGTTAATTCAGCAACACATTCCGCGTTTAATCGATGAAGAATTTGAGCCACAAATGGTATTGGCAGAATCAAAACCGATAAAGCCACCTAAAAAGAAAAAGCCTAAAAAGAACAAAAAACCAAAGTCAGAAGAGACCGAAGAAACCTCAAGCTCAGATACCAAATCACGTGCAAGTACAACTGAGGGTAAAGACAAAACACGTCAAAGACGTCCAAACAGCAATGGCTCTGGGGCCAATCGCCGTCGAAAACCAGACGCAAATAAAAAAACAGACAGTAAACCAAAGCCTAAAAATCAAGGTAATAATAAGCCCCAAAATAAGACTGGGCAAAAGCCGAAGCAGAAGTCGAAATACTCAATAAACAAAGCTAAATAA
- a CDS encoding EAL and HDOD domain-containing protein, which produces MNIQFLAKQPIFDADHEVVAYELLYRDSEKNMFPAGMTDEEASARLFYETALFHGINNVTEQRKAFVNLCDKSVLRKIPNLIPRDNLVIEIVERSVVDDQTVAAIGELHKMGYIFALDDYDFEGKWQRLSPYINYVKFDIPESLGEIPETVRVIKQRFPDVKLVAERVETLEQAEAAIKCGVDYLQGYYFAKPQVMQFKNIDPSKVVALELVNCLSKTLLDFNHVASVLGRDISLTARVIKLANVSLALRNINISSINKAVIYLGEDTMRKFISVVAVTKLADSKPSELVLLGLRRALFIQNLPTLIGQPPSPTGFLVGILSVLDAILDTTMEDVVAKLQLQEKLANSLLHYEGQYGCALQVVKHVERDEWDGVRAVVEKHFPDQDFNIDKVYLDASIEADSLFS; this is translated from the coding sequence TTGAATATACAGTTTTTAGCGAAACAACCAATTTTTGATGCTGATCATGAAGTTGTTGCTTATGAGTTGCTCTACCGTGATTCAGAAAAAAATATGTTTCCTGCCGGTATGACTGACGAGGAAGCCTCCGCTCGTCTTTTTTATGAAACTGCATTATTTCACGGTATCAATAATGTCACCGAACAGCGCAAAGCATTCGTAAATTTATGTGACAAAAGTGTTCTAAGAAAAATCCCTAATCTTATCCCTCGTGACAATCTTGTAATTGAAATTGTCGAACGAAGTGTAGTCGATGATCAAACCGTCGCCGCTATCGGTGAACTGCACAAAATGGGCTATATTTTTGCACTCGACGATTATGATTTTGAGGGCAAGTGGCAGCGTTTATCGCCTTATATCAACTATGTTAAGTTTGATATCCCGGAGTCTCTAGGTGAAATACCAGAGACAGTAAGGGTGATCAAACAAAGATTTCCTGATGTCAAACTTGTCGCTGAAAGAGTCGAGACCCTAGAGCAAGCAGAAGCTGCAATTAAATGTGGAGTGGACTACTTGCAAGGGTATTACTTTGCCAAACCTCAAGTTATGCAGTTTAAAAACATTGATCCATCTAAAGTTGTCGCTTTAGAGCTTGTCAATTGTTTGAGTAAAACCTTATTGGACTTCAACCATGTGGCAAGCGTGTTAGGTCGAGATATAAGTCTAACTGCTCGTGTTATAAAGCTTGCCAATGTCTCTTTAGCGCTTCGCAACATTAACATTTCGAGTATTAATAAAGCGGTTATTTATCTCGGTGAAGACACCATGAGAAAATTTATTTCAGTGGTAGCCGTTACTAAGCTTGCAGATTCAAAACCTAGCGAGTTGGTTTTACTGGGCTTGAGGCGCGCCCTGTTTATTCAGAACCTACCAACGCTCATTGGTCAACCACCAAGCCCAACTGGATTCTTAGTGGGAATACTATCAGTCCTTGACGCGATTCTAGATACAACAATGGAAGATGTCGTCGCCAAGCTCCAATTACAAGAGAAGCTCGCCAACTCACTGTTGCATTATGAGGGTCAGTACGGCTGTGCTCTTCAGGTCGTTAAGCACGTTGAGCGTGACGAGTGGGATGGTGTAAGAGCCGTCGTTGAAAAGCACTTTCCCGACCAAGATTTTAATATAGATAAAGTTTATTTAGACGCAAGTATCGAAGCCGATAGTCTTTTCAGTTAA